A stretch of Gemmatimonas aurantiaca T-27 DNA encodes these proteins:
- a CDS encoding tetratricopeptide repeat protein encodes MRRATLAAVSLLAGLAACTPKVESDAELVARAGAPLFKGMEAFHRTIDTKDPGAQRYFDQGMMLAFGFNHAEAIRSFRAAQKLDPACAMCFWGEALATGPNINVTSKGKAIMSPEEQRAAWAALTKAQALAKSKPEKEQALITALAARYAAEPVEDREALDFAYAGAMGELVERYPSDDDMAALYGEAWMNTMPWNYWSDATTPRPEIVPVIAALENTLMRSPKHPLALHLYIHAMEASATPEKAEKAADLLLPLVPGSGHLVHMPAHIYWRVGRYNDAAQSNVQAAKIDEDYIKQCNAQGFYPAMYYPHNIHFLWSAASMQGQSKVAIEAGRKLADNVSLAQIDQFPTVEFFKTIPLLSLIQFAHWDEILAEPQPRSDLGYSNAIWHYARGVALANTGDVAGARKELAALTPLKANPKVMVLDGNDYPASKLLQIAEDLLQGEIALASNNTGAAITEFTAAVAGQDALPYTEPPFWYYPTRQSLGAALLKAGRASEAQLVYEKDLQQYPHNGWSTLGLALALEAQGKTADAATQRGHFKTAWQFADVELKGSRLGGAF; translated from the coding sequence ATGCGCCGCGCCACGCTTGCCGCAGTGTCCCTGCTGGCTGGTCTTGCTGCTTGTACGCCCAAAGTCGAATCCGACGCTGAGCTGGTCGCGCGCGCCGGAGCGCCCCTGTTCAAAGGCATGGAGGCTTTCCATCGGACCATCGATACCAAGGATCCGGGGGCACAGCGCTATTTCGATCAGGGCATGATGCTCGCCTTCGGCTTCAACCACGCCGAAGCGATCCGGTCGTTCCGTGCCGCGCAGAAACTCGATCCGGCGTGCGCGATGTGTTTCTGGGGTGAAGCCCTGGCCACCGGTCCGAATATCAATGTGACCTCCAAGGGCAAGGCCATCATGTCGCCCGAAGAGCAGCGGGCGGCATGGGCGGCGCTCACCAAAGCTCAGGCGCTGGCCAAATCGAAACCGGAAAAGGAGCAGGCACTGATCACCGCGCTTGCTGCGCGCTACGCCGCAGAGCCGGTGGAAGACCGTGAGGCACTGGACTTCGCCTATGCGGGCGCGATGGGAGAGCTCGTCGAGAGATATCCCAGCGATGACGACATGGCTGCGCTGTATGGCGAAGCCTGGATGAACACCATGCCGTGGAACTACTGGTCCGATGCGACCACACCACGGCCGGAGATTGTGCCGGTGATCGCGGCGCTGGAGAACACGTTGATGCGCAGCCCGAAACATCCGCTGGCGCTGCATCTCTACATCCACGCCATGGAAGCGTCGGCTACGCCGGAGAAAGCGGAAAAGGCAGCGGATCTGCTGCTGCCACTCGTGCCGGGATCGGGGCATCTCGTGCACATGCCGGCGCACATCTACTGGCGCGTCGGTCGATACAATGATGCGGCCCAGTCGAATGTGCAGGCCGCCAAGATCGACGAGGACTACATCAAGCAGTGCAATGCGCAGGGTTTTTATCCGGCGATGTACTACCCGCACAACATCCACTTCCTCTGGTCCGCGGCGTCGATGCAGGGGCAGAGCAAGGTCGCTATCGAAGCGGGGCGCAAGCTGGCCGACAATGTCAGCCTCGCGCAGATCGATCAGTTCCCGACCGTGGAGTTTTTCAAGACTATTCCATTGCTGTCGCTGATTCAGTTCGCGCACTGGGATGAGATCCTCGCCGAACCGCAACCACGCAGTGATCTCGGCTATTCCAACGCCATCTGGCACTATGCACGCGGTGTGGCGCTGGCGAACACCGGCGATGTGGCTGGTGCACGAAAGGAGCTGGCCGCGCTCACGCCACTGAAAGCCAATCCGAAAGTGATGGTGCTCGACGGCAACGACTATCCGGCCAGCAAGTTGCTGCAGATCGCCGAAGACCTGTTGCAGGGCGAGATCGCATTGGCGAGCAACAACACCGGCGCCGCCATCACGGAGTTCACGGCCGCTGTGGCTGGTCAGGATGCTCTGCCGTACACCGAGCCGCCGTTCTGGTACTATCCCACGCGACAGTCGCTGGGGGCCGCCCTGCTCAAGGCCGGGCGAGCCAGTGAGGCGCAACTGGTGTACGAGAAGGATCTGCAGCAGTATCCGCACAACGGCTGGTCCACACTCGGTCTCGCTCTGGCGCTCGAGGCACAGGGTAAAACTGCCGATGCTGCGACGCAGCGTGGGCATTTCAAGACCGCTTGGCAGTTTGCCGATGTGGAGCTGAAAGGCTCACGCCTCGGTGGAGCTTTCTAA
- a CDS encoding S8 family peptidase, which produces MAERRKKAPSKSAGKDAASQPARSAKEKEHEELRRNMLRSIITEPLLSRIQEQPRAKFDVIISLNELYQGGLESALEQVQRRAVDWGVKYSSVSSYVFARLTAAQIQKLARETQDLVAENRRAETVVYRIWEDSDIAVTLTRSLTTVKADAAQRAFHALGEGIVWAVLDSGVDGRHAHFAEKQTLHGRIDSLGVRTPIEHRDYTPDGDAQNPTPGDATLRDNATQRTGHASALVDRLGHGTHVAGIISGYWTTEEKGGLRVVGTEMRDENSGAGSTSKPLISRETLTSISGVAPLSKVVSLKVIADVTRTDDFKQTRGQGKVSWVLRAIDDIQKWNQNGRRLLIHGVNMSIGYDFDPRWFACGQSPLCAEVNRLVKSGVCVVVSAGNSGYSSYISGSGTELNSYNNLSITDPGNAELAITVGSTHRDMPHLYGVSYFSSRGPTGDGRRKPDLLAPGERIRSCAAGIEQERYGVDPEIHPSPKVEAAKPKKPGTLAHAVEGPPQPLQPNADRAPENGKVLYCEQTGTSMAAPHVSGAIAGFLSVRTEFIGQPERVKELFLKGAVDLGREPSFQGHGLLDLMKVLQAV; this is translated from the coding sequence ATGGCCGAGCGACGCAAGAAGGCGCCTTCCAAGTCGGCCGGGAAGGACGCGGCATCACAGCCTGCCCGCTCCGCCAAGGAGAAGGAGCATGAGGAACTGCGCCGAAACATGCTGCGCTCCATCATCACGGAACCGTTGCTTTCACGGATCCAGGAGCAGCCGCGGGCCAAGTTCGATGTGATCATCTCCCTGAACGAGTTGTATCAGGGAGGTCTGGAAAGCGCCCTGGAGCAAGTACAACGGCGCGCGGTGGACTGGGGCGTCAAATACTCCTCCGTCTCCAGCTATGTCTTTGCCCGACTCACGGCCGCGCAGATTCAGAAGCTGGCCCGGGAGACGCAGGATCTGGTGGCGGAGAACCGTCGTGCCGAGACGGTGGTCTATCGCATCTGGGAAGACAGTGACATCGCCGTCACGCTCACGCGGTCGCTGACCACCGTGAAGGCCGATGCCGCCCAGCGCGCCTTTCACGCGCTCGGCGAAGGCATCGTGTGGGCCGTGCTCGATTCGGGCGTCGACGGACGGCACGCCCACTTCGCCGAGAAACAGACGCTGCACGGGCGCATCGATTCACTGGGTGTACGGACACCGATCGAGCACCGCGACTACACACCCGATGGCGATGCGCAGAACCCAACGCCGGGCGATGCGACGCTCAGGGACAACGCGACCCAGCGGACCGGCCATGCCAGTGCCCTGGTCGATCGTCTCGGACATGGCACGCACGTCGCCGGCATCATCAGTGGGTACTGGACCACCGAGGAGAAGGGTGGTCTTCGTGTGGTGGGCACCGAAATGCGGGATGAGAACAGCGGTGCCGGCAGCACCAGCAAGCCGCTGATCTCCCGCGAAACACTCACGTCCATCAGCGGCGTGGCCCCGCTCAGCAAGGTGGTGAGCCTCAAGGTCATCGCCGATGTCACCCGCACCGACGACTTCAAACAGACGCGGGGACAGGGCAAGGTGAGCTGGGTACTCCGGGCCATCGACGATATCCAGAAGTGGAACCAGAACGGGCGACGTCTGTTGATCCACGGCGTGAACATGAGTATCGGATACGACTTCGATCCACGCTGGTTTGCGTGCGGCCAGAGTCCGCTGTGTGCTGAAGTGAATCGACTCGTGAAGTCGGGCGTGTGTGTGGTGGTATCGGCCGGCAACAGCGGCTACTCGTCGTACATCTCGGGCAGCGGCACAGAGTTGAACAGCTACAACAATCTGAGCATCACCGATCCAGGCAACGCGGAGCTGGCCATCACCGTGGGCTCCACGCACCGAGACATGCCGCACCTGTACGGTGTGTCGTACTTCTCCTCACGCGGCCCCACCGGCGATGGACGGCGCAAGCCCGACCTCCTCGCGCCCGGTGAACGCATCCGATCGTGTGCCGCCGGGATCGAGCAGGAACGGTACGGCGTAGATCCGGAGATTCACCCATCGCCCAAGGTGGAAGCGGCAAAACCCAAGAAGCCGGGAACACTCGCGCATGCCGTGGAGGGACCACCGCAGCCGCTGCAACCGAACGCCGATCGCGCTCCCGAAAACGGCAAAGTGCTCTACTGCGAGCAGACCGGAACCAGCATGGCGGCGCCTCACGTGTCAGGCGCCATTGCCGGTTTCCTGTCGGTGCGCACCGAATTCATCGGGCAACCGGAACGTGTCAAAGAACTGTTTCTCAAAGGCGCGGTGGACCTTGGTCGTGAACCGTCATTTCAGGGGCACGGCCTGCTCGATCTCATGAAAGTCCTTCAGGCAGTCTGA
- a CDS encoding putative adhesin has product MFLSGHGGWKPAFGYVQVPRGVSVAFYTHFAKNLITGMEYKILDGSYTTVDRVIGEYSQCPNMQISGQEAAWTTKSESKLNKAYWGDKSMVIGVPEGQNGKLQEFFDLLSKTMNRGDTCTIHWLACSTLQLSQVGGRNHGLNAGDFKHDPNSQGRYRIRNPDGSFLWI; this is encoded by the coding sequence ATGTTTCTCAGTGGGCATGGTGGTTGGAAGCCGGCGTTTGGATACGTACAAGTTCCCCGTGGTGTGTCGGTGGCGTTCTACACGCACTTCGCCAAGAACCTGATCACGGGCATGGAATACAAGATTCTCGACGGCTCCTACACGACCGTCGATCGGGTCATCGGTGAATACTCACAGTGCCCCAACATGCAGATCTCGGGTCAGGAAGCTGCCTGGACGACGAAGAGCGAAAGCAAGCTCAATAAGGCGTACTGGGGCGACAAATCGATGGTCATTGGTGTGCCGGAAGGGCAGAATGGCAAGCTCCAGGAGTTTTTCGACCTGCTGTCGAAGACCATGAATCGCGGCGACACCTGCACCATCCACTGGCTGGCCTGCTCCACGCTGCAGTTGTCCCAAGTCGGTGGGCGTAACCACGGCTTGAATGCCGGCGATTTCAAGCATGACCCGAACTCACAGGGCCGCTATCGCATCAGGAACCCGGACGGCTCGTTCCTCTGGATCTGA
- a CDS encoding winged helix-turn-helix domain-containing protein, which produces MSDIHVIEDPAIATVALEPMRSRLLSELATPASAATLATRVGLTRQKVNYHLNALETHGLARLAEERKWGGLTERLLVATASSYVVSPSAMGAIAVDPDRETDRMSANYLIALGARIVREVGGLVRRAKANDKRLATLSVDTEVRFRSPSDRAAFSNELTDAITRLVSKYHDDSAPGGRAHRLVIVAHPLPQSSEPKEPA; this is translated from the coding sequence ATGTCCGACATCCACGTCATTGAGGATCCCGCGATCGCCACCGTGGCCCTCGAGCCGATGCGCAGCCGGCTGCTGTCCGAGCTCGCCACGCCCGCTTCGGCCGCGACACTGGCGACACGGGTGGGCCTGACGCGGCAGAAGGTGAACTACCATCTGAACGCGCTGGAGACTCACGGACTCGCGCGCTTGGCCGAGGAGCGCAAATGGGGCGGGCTCACGGAGCGACTACTGGTCGCGACCGCGTCGTCCTATGTGGTGTCACCCAGTGCGATGGGTGCGATCGCCGTCGATCCGGACCGCGAGACGGATCGCATGTCGGCGAACTACCTCATCGCCCTTGGGGCGCGGATAGTCCGCGAAGTGGGTGGTCTGGTGCGTCGAGCGAAAGCCAACGACAAACGCCTGGCCACGTTGTCGGTGGACACCGAAGTGCGATTCCGCTCACCGTCCGACCGCGCGGCGTTCAGCAACGAGTTGACTGACGCGATCACGCGTCTCGTGTCGAAGTACCACGATGATTCCGCCCCCGGTGGCCGAGCGCACCGCCTGGTGATCGTGGCCCATCCCCTCCCGCAGTCATCCGAGCCCAAGGAGCCAGCATGA
- a CDS encoding SRPBCC family protein → MSVKLDANGRRSIEVEIEVPGTPEEVWQAIATGPGISAWFVPAQIEEQNGKPVTCTLEFGPGMVVHSTVTGWDPPRQFNRSSDGWVPGSPPIATEFSVETRAGGVCVVRVVQSLFADTDDWDGQLTGAEEGWPGIGRILRLYLTHFRGQPSATLQLMAPVAGTQADAWATLTNAAGISQVRVGQQFVAPSGTPEFGGVVEYLSDSPFGALLRLDTPGPGVAALGTIEFGDTVMATITFFMYGSSAADNVARMTPVWQAWMQEQFPMPAS, encoded by the coding sequence ATGAGCGTGAAATTGGACGCCAACGGTCGCCGTTCCATCGAAGTCGAAATCGAAGTGCCCGGCACGCCGGAAGAAGTCTGGCAGGCCATCGCGACGGGTCCCGGTATCTCGGCGTGGTTCGTGCCAGCGCAGATCGAAGAGCAAAACGGAAAGCCGGTCACCTGCACCCTCGAATTTGGCCCCGGCATGGTGGTGCACTCTACGGTCACCGGATGGGATCCCCCACGTCAGTTCAACCGTTCGTCGGATGGCTGGGTGCCGGGTTCACCGCCAATCGCCACCGAATTCAGTGTGGAAACACGCGCCGGTGGTGTGTGCGTGGTACGTGTGGTGCAAAGTCTGTTTGCGGATACCGACGACTGGGATGGACAGCTCACCGGCGCCGAAGAAGGCTGGCCGGGCATCGGCCGTATCCTGCGGCTGTACCTGACGCACTTCCGCGGACAGCCCTCGGCCACCCTGCAGCTCATGGCACCAGTGGCAGGAACACAGGCGGACGCGTGGGCCACATTGACCAACGCCGCCGGCATCAGCCAGGTGCGCGTCGGACAACAGTTTGTCGCGCCGTCAGGCACACCGGAGTTCGGTGGTGTGGTGGAGTACCTCAGCGATAGTCCATTCGGCGCCCTGCTGCGACTCGACACACCGGGACCCGGAGTGGCCGCGTTGGGCACGATCGAATTTGGTGACACCGTCATGGCGACCATCACCTTCTTCATGTACGGCAGTAGTGCAGCCGACAACGTCGCGCGCATGACGCCGGTATGGCAGGCCTGGATGCAGGAGCAATTCCCGATGCCTGCCAGCTAA
- a CDS encoding CPBP family intramembrane glutamic endopeptidase, with protein MNAVRAPTSLADEHETPYSQKPYRFFMQPTLNLRPRERAGLVIAIVALAVALNPLNRQVRVWFRDEVVKGVPFWLDHLLFMVTLMVVVWGAIGFLVLGARALSLGLPERRREAWFAGVFSGLGLTALVIGALAALGALVFAPHPDWPVLLANFVSNFYEEFIFRGVILGLLLAVLGRERAWWATIISAALFCQGHLQYPPLLLATVFVAGVVWAWLTVRYRSLWPAWISHTLADVLVDSLFKT; from the coding sequence GTGAACGCTGTCCGAGCGCCCACCTCGCTGGCAGATGAACACGAAACCCCGTATTCGCAGAAGCCGTATCGCTTCTTCATGCAGCCCACCCTGAATCTGCGGCCCCGGGAGCGCGCCGGTCTGGTCATCGCCATTGTGGCCCTGGCCGTCGCGCTCAATCCGCTCAATCGCCAGGTGCGTGTGTGGTTCCGCGACGAGGTCGTGAAGGGCGTGCCGTTCTGGCTCGATCATCTGCTGTTCATGGTTACGCTGATGGTCGTGGTGTGGGGGGCGATCGGATTTCTCGTGCTGGGTGCGCGTGCGCTGTCACTCGGACTGCCGGAGCGACGACGGGAAGCGTGGTTCGCCGGTGTGTTCTCCGGCCTTGGACTGACCGCGCTGGTGATTGGCGCGCTCGCGGCACTCGGTGCCCTCGTGTTTGCGCCGCATCCCGACTGGCCCGTGTTGCTCGCCAACTTCGTGAGCAACTTCTACGAAGAGTTCATCTTTCGCGGCGTCATACTCGGCCTGCTGCTCGCGGTGCTTGGCCGCGAGCGCGCGTGGTGGGCCACGATCATCTCTGCAGCACTTTTCTGTCAGGGGCACCTGCAGTATCCACCGCTGCTGCTGGCCACGGTGTTCGTGGCCGGTGTGGTGTGGGCCTGGCTCACCGTCCGTTACCGGAGTCTCTGGCCAGCCTGGATCAGCCACACGCTGGCCGACGTATTGGTGGACTCACTGTTCAAAACCTGA
- a CDS encoding serine hydrolase domain-containing protein encodes MKSLLAVALLFLATPLQAQSTLAVGRPQRAHIARGDTLKYGVDADSAFVVRVMVDQLSANVGVRILGPKGTAIRGVNAAPRGMERLQVETLEKGAHQVHVIGLDSLAGDIVVTLVAREALSADAKKFTDQLLAPWDRTDGPGAVVAVWRGGRTLMAKGYGMANLAYDIPFTATTPTNIGSTTKQFTAFAVMLLVEDGKLSLDDDVRKYIPELPDFGKTVTVRHLLTHTTGYREIYNALTIAGRKLGEGDYVSRDEMIALIQRQPSLQNAPGAEFNYNNTSFALAAMIVERIAKQSFSEFMTQRVFVPLGMTRTVIRTDRSSTVRGATVGYSRAPNGDWRALGDLASALGAGGVYTTVGDLQRWVENLANPRVGHKQSIAQMTTPFTLPNGKSTGYGLGLYVDSQGPVKRIQHGGADLSHRSQLVFYPELDAGVTVQSNDGSFDASIAYRIAKAFLPELTPPVTASAAFDPRSYDVTRFDQFVGRYALDAAPQMVLTFSRSADSLIVQPTGQPRVQLSPTSDSAFTLRGLPASLTFHRDAQGKVTGLTWHQGSDQKASPVVGEPQKPWMPTAAELTTFTGRYFSEELETFHDITEKGGRLVLAQRRLTPAPLTPRARETFGGTGDFADVTLAFERDRNGQIIAFYASNGRSRDIRFARVR; translated from the coding sequence ATGAAATCCCTCCTCGCCGTCGCGCTCCTGTTCCTCGCAACGCCCCTTCAGGCACAATCCACGCTCGCCGTCGGTCGTCCGCAGCGCGCGCACATCGCCCGAGGCGATACGCTGAAGTACGGCGTCGATGCGGATTCTGCATTTGTCGTGCGTGTGATGGTCGACCAGCTATCGGCCAATGTCGGCGTGCGCATCCTTGGTCCCAAAGGCACGGCTATTCGCGGCGTCAATGCGGCGCCACGTGGCATGGAACGGCTGCAAGTGGAGACGCTCGAGAAGGGCGCCCATCAGGTGCACGTCATCGGTCTCGATTCGCTGGCCGGCGATATCGTGGTCACGCTGGTCGCGCGCGAGGCGCTCTCGGCTGACGCGAAAAAGTTCACCGATCAGTTGTTGGCGCCATGGGACCGTACCGATGGTCCGGGGGCTGTGGTCGCCGTCTGGCGTGGTGGTCGTACCCTGATGGCCAAAGGGTACGGGATGGCCAACCTCGCCTACGACATCCCGTTCACTGCGACCACACCAACCAATATCGGCTCGACCACGAAGCAGTTCACCGCCTTCGCGGTCATGCTGCTCGTGGAAGACGGGAAGCTCTCATTGGATGACGATGTGCGAAAGTACATCCCCGAACTGCCGGATTTTGGCAAGACGGTGACCGTTCGTCATCTGCTGACACACACCACGGGCTATCGCGAGATCTACAATGCACTCACGATTGCCGGCCGAAAGCTGGGCGAAGGCGACTACGTGAGCCGCGACGAGATGATCGCGCTGATCCAGCGCCAACCATCATTGCAGAATGCACCCGGTGCGGAGTTCAACTACAACAACACCTCGTTTGCCTTGGCGGCAATGATCGTCGAACGGATCGCCAAACAATCGTTTTCGGAGTTCATGACGCAGCGTGTGTTCGTGCCGCTGGGAATGACGCGCACCGTGATACGGACCGACCGGTCTTCCACCGTGCGAGGGGCAACGGTGGGGTACTCCCGTGCCCCCAATGGAGATTGGCGTGCACTTGGCGATCTGGCGTCGGCACTGGGCGCCGGTGGTGTCTACACCACGGTGGGCGACCTGCAGCGATGGGTGGAAAACCTTGCCAACCCTCGGGTGGGCCACAAGCAGAGTATCGCGCAGATGACGACGCCCTTCACACTGCCGAACGGCAAGTCCACGGGGTACGGACTCGGTCTGTATGTCGACTCGCAGGGGCCCGTGAAGCGCATCCAGCATGGTGGTGCTGATCTGTCGCATCGTTCGCAGCTCGTGTTTTATCCCGAGCTCGATGCCGGTGTCACGGTGCAGAGCAATGATGGCAGTTTCGACGCCAGCATTGCCTATCGCATCGCGAAGGCGTTTCTGCCAGAGCTCACGCCGCCTGTGACCGCGTCGGCGGCGTTTGACCCGAGATCATACGATGTCACACGATTCGACCAGTTCGTGGGTCGCTACGCGCTCGATGCGGCGCCGCAGATGGTGCTCACCTTCAGTCGTTCGGCGGATTCGCTCATCGTGCAACCCACGGGACAGCCACGCGTGCAACTGAGCCCCACGTCGGATTCAGCGTTTACGCTTCGTGGTTTGCCGGCATCGCTGACCTTTCATCGTGATGCGCAGGGGAAGGTGACGGGGCTGACCTGGCATCAGGGTAGCGATCAGAAGGCGTCGCCCGTGGTGGGAGAGCCCCAGAAGCCGTGGATGCCCACGGCCGCGGAGTTGACGACCTTCACAGGGCGATACTTCAGCGAGGAGCTCGAGACCTTCCACGATATCACGGAAAAGGGCGGACGACTCGTGCTTGCGCAGCGGCGACTCACGCCGGCGCCGCTCACCCCCCGTGCCCGCGAGACCTTCGGTGGCACGGGAGACTTTGCCGACGTCACGCTGGCGTTCGAGCGCGATCGAAACGGTCAGATCATCGCGTTTTACGCCAGCAATGGTCGTTCGCGAGACATCAGGTTCGCGCGGGTACGGTAA
- a CDS encoding VOC family protein — MPTPAKNTICLWYNGDAEGAARFYAETFPDSSVGKVHRAPGDFPSGKQGDALTVEFTVMGIPCIGLNGGPGFPHTFAFSFQVATTDQAETDRYWDAIVGNGGEESQCGWCRDRWGLWWQITPVALTAGVADPDPVVAKRVFDAMMQMKKIDVAVIEAARRG; from the coding sequence ATGCCAACACCAGCCAAGAACACGATTTGTCTGTGGTACAATGGTGATGCGGAGGGTGCCGCACGGTTCTATGCGGAAACCTTCCCGGATTCGTCGGTCGGCAAGGTGCATCGGGCGCCGGGCGACTTTCCATCGGGGAAGCAGGGCGATGCTCTGACGGTGGAGTTCACCGTGATGGGCATCCCATGTATCGGGCTCAACGGCGGCCCCGGCTTTCCGCACACCTTCGCATTCTCGTTTCAGGTCGCCACGACCGACCAGGCGGAAACGGATCGGTATTGGGATGCAATTGTCGGCAACGGTGGCGAAGAGAGTCAGTGCGGGTGGTGTCGGGATCGGTGGGGGCTATGGTGGCAGATCACACCGGTCGCGTTGACGGCGGGCGTCGCGGATCCTGATCCGGTGGTCGCGAAGCGCGTGTTCGATGCGATGATGCAGATGAAGAAGATCGATGTGGCTGTCATCGAGGCGGCGCGGCGCGGGTGA
- a CDS encoding ABC-F family ATP-binding cassette domain-containing protein, with amino-acid sequence MTLLSVSNVGISFGSTELFKNITFTVGEGERWGIIGRNGAGKTSIFKVITGEMQPNAGSVARKPGLRHALLDQHRAFEGATTVWEAGAAAWREVVALEQRLAQQAIELGEMGEHVTEEFLERFGHDQERFADMGGYIYHARVDAVLQGLGFDAEESKTRLISSLSGGERGRVGLAAQLIAPADLLLLDEPTNHLDLDTTTWLQDWLREADETVIVVSHDRAFLDAVCTHILHVEAKSSEWYKGNYSQFVPQRAERRLTRERELEKQRAYVKKEEEYIMRNIAGVNSFQAKGKRKRLERLPRLAPPPGDPAAMSLSFEPSERGGDQVIAIDALRVEVPGRVLVDDFTAVLRRNDFVALVGPNGAGKSSFISTIMGDLEPASGTARVGGSITAAYFRQDLGDLPLRKSLYDTIQDKRPLWNRGQIQNCLGAFGFSGDSVLREVASLSGGERARMALALMTLAHANLLVLDEPTNHLDVENIEVLEDALEDYDGTVLLVSHDRAFLREVATRVWWFDGTRLVDFDAPFTEWEEEQARRAARK; translated from the coding sequence GTGACCCTGCTTTCTGTTTCCAACGTCGGCATCTCCTTCGGATCGACCGAACTGTTCAAGAACATCACGTTCACGGTGGGCGAAGGCGAGCGCTGGGGTATCATCGGGCGCAACGGCGCGGGCAAGACGTCGATTTTCAAAGTCATCACCGGCGAGATGCAGCCGAATGCGGGCAGTGTGGCTCGCAAGCCGGGGTTGCGTCACGCGCTGCTCGATCAGCACCGTGCGTTCGAAGGCGCTACGACGGTTTGGGAAGCGGGTGCCGCCGCGTGGCGTGAAGTGGTCGCGCTCGAGCAGCGCCTAGCGCAGCAAGCCATCGAACTGGGCGAAATGGGCGAGCATGTCACCGAGGAATTCCTCGAGCGCTTCGGACACGACCAGGAACGATTCGCGGACATGGGCGGCTACATCTACCATGCCCGCGTCGATGCGGTGTTGCAGGGCCTGGGTTTTGATGCGGAGGAGTCGAAGACACGCCTCATCTCGTCACTCTCCGGTGGTGAGCGCGGACGTGTGGGCCTGGCGGCGCAGCTCATCGCACCCGCCGACCTGCTATTGCTCGACGAACCCACCAATCACCTCGATCTCGACACCACGACCTGGCTGCAGGATTGGCTCAGGGAGGCGGACGAGACGGTGATTGTGGTATCACACGATCGCGCATTTCTCGATGCCGTCTGCACGCACATTCTGCATGTGGAGGCCAAATCGAGTGAGTGGTACAAGGGCAACTACAGTCAGTTCGTGCCCCAGCGCGCTGAACGGCGGCTCACGCGTGAGCGGGAGCTGGAGAAACAACGGGCGTACGTGAAGAAAGAAGAGGAGTACATCATGCGGAACATTGCCGGTGTGAACTCCTTTCAGGCGAAGGGCAAGCGGAAGCGTCTCGAACGGCTGCCCCGTCTCGCGCCACCGCCGGGTGATCCGGCCGCGATGTCACTGTCGTTCGAGCCGTCTGAACGTGGTGGCGATCAGGTGATCGCGATCGATGCGCTGCGTGTGGAAGTGCCCGGTCGTGTGTTGGTGGACGATTTCACGGCCGTACTGCGCCGCAATGACTTCGTGGCGCTCGTGGGACCCAACGGTGCCGGCAAGTCGTCGTTCATCTCCACTATCATGGGCGATCTGGAACCGGCGAGTGGCACCGCGCGCGTCGGTGGATCGATCACGGCGGCCTACTTCCGTCAGGATCTTGGCGACCTGCCACTGCGCAAGTCGCTGTACGACACCATTCAGGACAAGCGCCCGCTGTGGAATCGCGGGCAGATCCAGAACTGTCTCGGCGCCTTCGGCTTCAGTGGCGATTCGGTGCTGCGTGAAGTGGCCTCTCTGAGCGGTGGTGAGCGCGCCCGCATGGCACTGGCGCTCATGACGCTGGCACACGCCAACCTGCTGGTGCTCGACGAGCCCACCAACCACCTCGACGTCGAAAACATCGAAGTGCTGGAAGACGCGCTGGAGGACTACGATGGCACCGTACTCCTGGTGAGTCACGATCGTGCCTTCCTGCGCGAGGTGGCCACGCGCGTATGGTGGTTCGATGGAACACGCCTGGTGGACTTCGATGCCCCATTCACCGAGTGGGAGGAAGAGCAGGCCCGTCGGGCAGCACGCAAATAG
- a CDS encoding cupin domain-containing protein: MRVPPQVATVLTVAAATLLVVRSAHGQVNAALHTAAKPQVVRPEDGERRILPDGRAIRLKVGPSTTGAGYLFLGAEELPPGTRVPRHRHELDEEVLIVQQGEVTFLLDDSVHVAPAGSVVYLPPRHWITVENRSRTPARIMFVFPRGAVERCFQFIGRSVSDSAAGRMPVQTPTGAAEERHSCQMTYGNP; this comes from the coding sequence ATGAGAGTCCCGCCACAGGTTGCCACCGTACTGACCGTTGCGGCCGCGACACTCTTGGTCGTGCGGTCGGCGCACGGCCAGGTCAATGCCGCTCTGCATACGGCCGCCAAGCCCCAGGTCGTCCGTCCCGAAGACGGTGAGCGGCGCATCCTGCCCGATGGGCGGGCGATCCGGCTGAAGGTGGGCCCGTCGACCACGGGAGCGGGCTATCTCTTCCTCGGCGCGGAGGAACTCCCACCCGGGACTCGCGTGCCGCGACATCGTCATGAACTCGACGAAGAAGTGCTCATTGTCCAGCAGGGCGAGGTGACCTTCCTGTTGGACGACTCGGTGCACGTCGCGCCGGCGGGCAGTGTGGTGTATTTGCCTCCCCGGCATTGGATCACCGTCGAAAATCGCAGCCGGACGCCGGCGCGGATCATGTTCGTGTTCCCGCGCGGAGCGGTGGAGCGGTGCTTTCAGTTCATTGGCCGTTCGGTCAGCGACAGCGCGGCAGGCCGCATGCCGGTCCAAACGCCTACCGGTGCAGCGGAAGAACGGCATAGCTGTCAGATGACCTACGGCAATCCGTAA